The sequence TAGAAATTGAGTCAGGAATAATcatgggtaaaacctgcttttactttcactttcagcagtATTACCGGCATCTCATATTTGGTGGGATTGCACAGAGATACACCCATACTGGGATGGACTACAAGAAAAGCTCAGAAAGATCATAGGAAGGGAGTTGAGGATCTCGATGGACATGATAGTCTTAGCGAGACCCAATGAATTATACACACCATCCAAGGGGGACCTTAGTACACATTTATTAGCAATAGCTAGATCACTAATACCATTACATTGGTTAGATGCGAGACCCCCTTCCATCCAGGAATGAAAGAAGAAGGTGGACCAGATATGTCAATTCGAGCAAATGTCCAGTTGGATAACCAGAACACACGACAGGTTCCTAAAAATATGGTAACCATGGCGAGACAACCCGAGCTCTCTTTGAACATAATGGGTGTTTTGAACTCTCCCTTGAGGATTGGGAAGTGGACCATGGAAACACACAGACAACAGCCTCATTAACAATTTATTAGGTGAGAattgctgacccccccccccccccaacagtctTATGACTCATATATAACTTGATAGCAAAACCTAAACTCACATGGAAACTTGTCTACTCTCTTGTGCCAAGCAACTTTGTGAAAATGTTTAATTAAGGAGTCAGAAAGTTGGATAATATGCTCTTGTATACCATGTTATAACAGCTTAATGTTTGTTCAACTGTATCCTGTAAACcaaaaataaagaatattttaaaaaaatggtggcccctgagttgtgcaccaacaagatttactgcagatgcacattaaaaatgtacaataaaaaagtgatatttttggtagggtttttccaattttaacgtgACTGTTGGGAGGTTAATTATTATCTTTTATTTAGTGAACTAGTGATATTATATATAGCAAAGCTTTAAGCTCCAAGGAAGACATCATTTACTCAGTGATTAGAACTGTTGCCTTGaagcactggggtcctgggttcgaatctgCATGGACTTTCCTCCtttactccaaagacatactgatagggaacttagaatgTGAGCCCTATTGTGGAcaatgtgatgctaatgtctgtaaagcactgcggaaaagGTCTGCACTATATAagtcagtaaaataaataaataatcatgtAGGAAGATGTCTGTGACTATCTCTTTTTGAATTCACTATTGGCTGTTGGCCATGCTGGGGTTGGGAGATGGCTGGCGAGGAGCTTATCCAAGGATTGCAGTTTAATTGATTGTTATTTTACTTTGTATATGATCTATCCATACATTTATTTTATAAATGCTCAGTTATAAATGctttttattcacttagcctattTTAAGCCTATTTTATTCCCATATCTTAGAATCCACTATAAaacaggccaattggagcacatTCAATTTGGTAGGTTCCGAATTAAATTGGTCGACCAATTTGACTGAGTAGAACCCAAATCATATTTTAAGCCTTTCACTCTTCCCTATGGAATACACTTCTATCTGATCTTCTTTTCAGGGCAACCTACCAAACATAAGTTAGCACAAAGTAGGGGAAATATTTAAGACAGTATTAAGCTGTTTGGGACACACTTGAATAACCAGCTTTTGCCATTTGCAAAGTCTGGTGGATAGTGGGGAATTCTGTGCTGAGGCTTGTGTTTAAATGGAGATACTTACCTTCACTGCTTTTGTGTCCTTAAGTCTTAACACTCTGTGGGTTGCCTAGGACTTTAAATAAGTTCTTCTATTTAACTCCTTTTTCTACTTAGATTAAATGACATCTATGTAcgcaaatataaaatatatagtattttgagtTTTCAGACACACATTAACAAATATATTTTGCCAGCACTGCATTGTCTTATTAAGACAGTAAATGCCATGTTTAATTATTATTGTGTATGCCTATAGAACAAGTATTGCTTGAAGTTAAAATGGTAAGTGTagtatactacactgctcaaaaaaataaagggaacacaaaaataacacatcctagatctgaattaattaaatattcttctgaaatactttgttctttacatagttgaatgtgctgacaacaaaatcacacaaaaattaaaaaatttaaatcacatttttcaacccatgcaggtctggatttggagtcacactcaaaattaaagtggagaaacacactacaggctgatccaactttgatgtaatgtccttaaaacaagtcaaaatgaggctcagtagtgtgtgtggcctccacgtgcctgtatgacctccctacaacgcctgtgcatgctcctgatgaggtggcagacggtctcctgagggatctcttcccagacctggactaaagcatctgccaactcctggacagtctgtggtgcaacgtgacgttggtggatagagcgagacatgatgtcccagatgtgctcaattggattcaggtctggggaacgggcgggccagtccatagcatcaataccttcgtcttgcaggaactgctgacacactctagccacatgagatctagcattgtcttgcattaggaggaacccagggccaaccgcaccagcatatggtctcacaaggggtctgaggatctcatctcggtacctaatggcagtcaggctacctctggcgagcacatggagggctgtgcggccctccaaagaaatgccaccccacaccattactgacccaatgccaaaccagtcatgctggaggatgttgcaggcagcagaatattctccacggcgtctccagactctgtcacgtctgtcacatctgtcacatgtgctcagtgtgaacctgcttttatctgtgaagagcacagggcgccagtggcgaatttgccaatcttggtgttctctggcaaatgccaaacgtcctgcacggtgttgggctgtaagtacaacccccacctgtggacgtcgggccctcatatcaccctcatggagtctgtttctgaccgtttgagcagacacatgcacatttgtggcctgctggaggtcattttgcagggctctggcagtgctcctcctgttcctccttgcacaaaggcggaggtagcggtcctgctgctgggttgttgccctcctacggcctcctccacgtctcctgatgtactggcctgtctcctggtagcgcctccatgctctggacactacgctgacagacacagcttcttgccacagttcgcattgatgtgccatcctggataagctgcactacctgagccacttgtgtgggttgtagactccgtctcatgctaccactagagtaaaagcaccgtcagcattcaaaagtgaccaaaacatcagccaggaagcataggaactgagaagtggtctgtggttaccacctgcagaaccactcctttattgggggtgtcttgctaattgcctataatttccacctgttgtctatcccatttgcacaacagcatgtgaaattgattgtcactcagtgttgcttcctaagtggacagtttgatttcacagaagtgtgattgacttggagttacattgtgttgtttaagtgttccctttatttttttgagcagtgtataatctctGTGAATGTCAGTATCTTTGACAGTGTTTCGCCCTTTTCTAAGGTGGGGGGCACAATGTCTAGTGTTCAATGCATATGTCATACATGGGCTACAGGTTTTCTGAGAGCTCTGCTTCCCTACTGCATTTGGACCTGTGCAGTAGAACTAATGAAAAATGGTGGGTaaggatttgtccctatgaccctTAAGTAAAGCTATCACCATGATCTTGGACTATTACAAGCTGTAATACGAGTAGTCATGCAGATAAATAGTCTGGatcactatttttattttaatactacCCCCATTACCCTGCTGCCAGGTTTCAAAGCTTCGCTGAAATGCATTTTTAGGACTGCAGGGCATAGCACACAGAAGTGCCAGACATTACGTTAGTATAACATAGCAGTCCGTACTGTGTATTTCGCGTTTTTATGTATAATgtatgctactttcacatatcTAAAATTCTCTGGATCTGGCGCTGCTACATATGGACTTAATGTCCACtggccccattaagtataatggcATCCGGCGGAGATCCGTACACATTCCGTCTGACAAGTGGAGAAGCGGCCAGACACAAACCACTGCATGCTATAGAATATGGAACAGCCATGCCAAAGTTTCACACCGgaggtatgaaagtagccttacacagtaCTTCAAAGTCAAATTCCCTTAGGCTTGTACCTCATAGTACGTGGTTTATTGTTTACTGCTTCTCTATGAGGCCACCCAATGCTGCCAATGGCACTGTGTGCAGGAGTGTGTAATGATAtaaataagaataataataataataaaatttatttatattagccaccatattccgcagcgctttacaaattcatagggttcatgtacgaatcaaaactaactggctaatatgcaattgaaacactaggagtcagggccctcctcgcaagagcttacaatctatgaggaattggtggtgacacataaggtatttgattgtgataagtaggatttgagccattattgaactgacaggagtggcaccggacgatctgcttcgggtttaggactactagaggatcaagTTCagaccagaggagttggtggggggaggtttagtcggggaatagtcagtttaggttgCTTGATaaacctgcctgaaaagatgtgtttttaaggcacgtttgaaggtagagaagttgtgaattgacctagtattccagggcagagtattccagagagtaggtgcagctcgagaaaagtcttgaagacgggagtgagaggtacgaattatggaggttattaatcttaggttgctaacagaacggagagcacgagtagggtggtagattgagatgtatggaggtgcagcactgtggagagctcgaGAGGCCAACATATAAACTAATGGACTTCTAACACAGTGCAATTAGCCCAGGTTTTACGCTGGGccctggagcagcaaagaaaagcCACTTTTCAGATTTACAATATAGACTGGGACTGGGCCAGCAGAGTTATCTTATTATTATTAGCAGGTATGGTATTCATGACAGAAGACAGCTCTGTTTTACTCTTAGATGCAGTATACTAAAAATATCCACACAGATTAGGCCTTACATGTAGCTTGTCTGCAACTTCAAGCATTCTGGAGGGGGACTGCACTTTATTTTTGGGAGACTGTATTGGTTTATGATAACTTGGTCCATAAACTGTCATTCATTATAGCTGCCATAAAATATAGCTAAGAAAAAGAAACAGCAGCCCTGCAGAAACTGGGTGTAATTTCTCCAAGACCTTTGGCAgatagtccagatatacaacttgAAAAaacaaggcagcactccaatatggGTAAAACAGGTGATGGACCCGCTTTTTTACCTGAGATTGAAAATTTTCAACCCAGCACAATggggcctttctcaagcaatgtgacCGGTTTGAGGCAATCAAGTCCAGGAGCCTTTGTCCAGAATGTGCTTTTTTTATGTCCTTAAGCCCCTTCACTCGACGATGCCATTAcctgtagtccgcacgggcgcagactacagtgtgtaGTGCGCGCGCGTGGGATTTCAAACATGCTCAGGGATTACGTCAGCGCGCCAGCTCTTGAATATATTATATTAGAGGTGgcgctggactcaggaaggtggcgctgggcaccggaccgaggggtgcggctgggcaccaagttaggaaaggacatcccattgggcaccttatgtaagtcattagcacatcactaaaaacgattttataaagaaataaatcaagactattagttaataagggcatcatttaatacagctcagggagacctacaggtagctatgttttactgtagggggtaaaatgtggtgacagaatccctttaagcattttacattatgtattggttgaaactagagatgagcaaaatgaATCTACAGAACTGAAGAAGCCCTGTTCATTTGACAAATTGATTCTTTAGAATAATTTCGCTCATTTATAGCCTGAGCTCATCGCTTTTGTAAATACAATGGTGCAGACTGATTGTACTTCTCTAATACATGTAGCCTCGTCCCAAAGCAAAAACACACAAGACAGAATtgcaaataaaacatttttattacaCCTCTCACAATCATCAATATATCTACATAATTATGTATATAAATATTATCTTAGGAATGTGAATTAAAATTTAGAGATAATTTGCTTcatttctttagtttttttctcTAGGCACAATCTCTTATATGGTCCCCAAACATCAGGGATCTTTCATAGCTTTGGTCTTCTTATATGGGATAAAAGTGCCTTTTAGTTCGACTATTGCCTCTCCACCTTTATAGTTATAACCTTGCTGTCTAGTGCTACACTCGAAAGCATTTCTATGTGGATGCCTGGAAGGTCTCTTGTAAGACCACTACAAGTTAACATATATCAATCACAGCAACTATGGCAAGTATAAAATTGCTGTTATGTCTTCTCAATGACATCCACATTCTTCAACAATCATATCTTCATGGTGCTTCAAGACCACCTTTCCTTCTTCATACATCAACATTGATAATGGGCTCATCTTCACTGGGACACACGAGGAACAACCAATTGTGTCTGGATTGTACAACTTCAAcaaactctaaaaaaaaaaaaaaaaagtatttgatcAAGAAACTGTAATTTATCATGACTATGTAAATGTAACAGTAAAGTTAATAAATGcaaataaatatacagaaaaaaggTAATAATTACTTTAAAGTAGGCATGATTCGTTGGCTTGAAGATCTCGCTCAAAGGGGTGGGACAGGCTCCTTCACATCTGTATGCATTGAACTTCTTGGGATAGATTATCTGGTCTCCCCATCCAATCTTTTCAAAGTCCAAAATCATGTCCACTCTTCTACAAAAGGGTCTTCCATCTTCAATAGGTTTGGTGGGAAAGTTGGCCATGATCATGCCATGCATTGCATTTCTACCTTTCCTAAGTGTCCTAGTAGCAGACACTGGGTTCATCACATATTTAGAGGACTCGACTGTCTGGATGAGGTTGGGATATCCATGGAGGTTATTAGAAGGAGTGTCCTTGGAAAAGACCACCAACATAATTCTTTCAGTTGACACCTCTGTACAGCTGTTTCCTTGGCCATTCTTGAATGTTCTCTTGTACTTCATGTCTTTTTGATTATTATAAAGTTTTTCTTGATGGAAATAAGATTGTATAATTCTGGTGACATTGACAGTCTTTAAAGTTGATACGTTTTCACTACTAAGGTCAACTTTCATTGACCCCAGAAAGATCTTTAATCTGCCTTCTTCACTGTGATAGATGTCAAGAGTCACTTCATGGTTTCTCTGAGTAGAAGAAAGCTGCATCCTTAGCTCGGCCAATTGTATTTCATTTTTGTTTGTGAGGGAAGATATATCAAAGGATAACACCCAATGATTTGTCAGTTGAGAGCAACCTAGAAGCAATAAGAGAAAATTAGGGTCAACAACTGTGCTACATGATCATTAattttacaatgcattcaatTTTTTATACGTTAAAAATGGGTCAACATCTCCTCTATAGGGTAGGAATTATAAGAAATAAAACACTTAGCTCTAGGTCTCTACAATGGTTATAGAAAAATCTGGCACAAATAAATATATGACAATTATCTTACTGTAATCAATAAAGACTTACGTTTGGCAGAGAGGCTTAGAATGGTGTCAGAATCTTGAAGAACGGAGTGTTCCAGGCTGGAAAGGTCTGTTATGTTCTTCATGATGAGGGTCTGATAGAGCTGCATCATGAAAGGAGAGTATTTCATCTTCTGGGAGTCTGTCTTTTCATGTAGACTGGATGAAGATTTCAAACCAAGGTTTGAATATTTAAGAGGAATCCTTGCTTGATTCCCTGGTGGAGAAGAAGGCATTCCCAGAACCATGGAGATGAGGGTGAAATGTAGAACAGTCAACCAAGACATTTCTATTCCAGTCTTCTGTAATGTCTCTCAGgagatattgttcagaatttctccAAGGATGAAGTGAGGTCTTGAGGGTTCTCTTAACTTATATATCTATGGATCAAAGGTCTCCATGTTAACACCTTTGACCTTTCATCTATGTAAATACAACAAAGGTCAAGGCCCCAATAGACGCTTCTTCTATTATGTAAATGAAGCAAGTCATTAGGTGACATAAGTACCTGTTTATACAAGAAAAGTATCCTTTAATGTCTATAAAACAGAAACTGCTTGATCATCAAAAAAAGGAAAGAGTTTGTAAGGGGCACACAGCTAATAAGTTTTAGTTTTTGCAATAATGatgtcattatttttttcaagtaAATAGTGTTAAGCATAGTCCCTTTGGTCAAAAATTGATTTGAATGCAGAACGAAGATCTCTCTATCAAtcaatctatctgtctatctatttatctatagaTTGGCAATGATGAAGTCATTTTTTCAAGGTAGATTGTTAtagttatatattatttttgatGATTGTATCAGTGTGCACCTGTACAtaggatatctatctatctgattaCTCAACTGGGTTTGGTAAAGGCCCACTTTTCTGGGACTGTGGCCAGGTGAAGGTCTGACCTGAACACAAATATTAAAAATGGCTTACAAACCTTGTAGACCTGTTTAGATGAAGATATATTACTTTGATTAGTTTATCAGAGTGTGTACCTGCACATAGTGTATTATATGTTACTAACACTTAGAGAAAACTTTGATCTCCCACTTCAAATAATGTATTTCTATCTGAATAGTACAATCCTCTGAACTCATTGTATGGCCAGTAACACTTCTATATCATATGTGTCAAAGTTTTGTTTTATCCCAGAGGTGTGGATGTTACAGTAACACCTACAGTATGATTTTACTGGCAAGATGCTTTTTGGATAAGATTATCATATGTTTTGAAGAATTCAGTTTCTGTAATGTTTTGATCTGTCATCATTTGCAACATTTTCAATATCTTATCTCTATTATCTACATATTCTGTGCATGGCATACCTTTATATCCTTTTCTTTTACCAGTGGTTGCTATAATCTAATTTTTCAAACACACATAGTCACTAGGTCACATTTTACATGAAGTCAGTTGACCTACTAATATCAGAAGAAGTTGAACTTCCCAAAGGAAACCAAAACAAAACCAAAGAGAATTTACAAACTCTATTCAGatgtttatttgcatatattttttttaatgctagtATTTTGCTTTGAACAATATTTTGGTTACTGAAATAGTTAACATTTACTATCTGAACTGCACTTgtaatagtgtggatatggcctcAAGGACTTTTTCAATAAGCCCAATGTTAACCCTTTGACTCAATTGTGGGATGATGATGGGGTGCAATGGCATCAAGGAacttaaaaaaaggcccccaaatACAATTTGTATAAGATTATTAGGCTCTGCCAAATTCAAAACCTAATAGTTTGCTCCCCAAAAATGATTAGGAAACTAATATACTTCAAAATGGCACAAATAAAATTGATTGCAAAAATAAGCCCTAATGTAGCCAAatgttaaaatagaaaaaaaaacatatggctcATGAAATGTAGAAacacaaaaataattaaaaaagaaagaaaaatgaaaaaggaatcatttaaaaataataaagaataaaaTGGTAGAATTGATTTctccacccacaaaaaaaatatgttattgAAAACTTTATATCTACCCCAACTTGATGCCATTAAAAACTAGTTATCCTGCAAAAATGGAGAttgaaaactaaaataaaaaatgtaattcccTAAAAAAAACTCTTGCCTTTTTAAGTGAATGAAAGCAGTGCTACAGTAACTAGCTACACAACAGATGGAGCTATGTAGTTCTCTCACCAACTTCCAGTGCCAAAGCTACTGCACGAAAGCTGATTGGCCGGTGTGCACCACCAGTCCAACCACCAATAAGATATTGTTGGTCCATCCAGCGGATAGGTAATCACTATCAGAATCCTGGACTACCCCTTTTAGTTCACCAGTATCAAATCGgaaaaatgtagcagagctggtatTTGATTAAAGAGCTAATGGATACAGGGGAGCTGTCCAGGGTAatatgattcttcattcttcatcTTCCCTGCCCTAGTTCCCACACTTCTCTACTGAATTTAATATGTAAAAAGTCTGTTTTACAGTGGATTCTAAGTTATAGCAACACACTAGGCTTAACATAGGATAAGTGGATAAACATTTTAATAAACATTGATAAAAGAGATATATAGACAGATCATATACAGAGTAAAAAATAACCTATAATTATTGGACAAACACTATCACTTAACATATAATTATTGGCAAGCACTTTGCCAACCAACATAACCACCCAATGGCGAACAACATAAAGAAAGATATTCATAGATAGCTTAAAGGTTTGATATATATCTCTATCATTTAGACCTAGTCCAGACAGCTCCCTCCAGACAGCTAAGTGCTTTCTCTTTCCATCCCTGTGGCTGTAACCCTTCTCATCTCTGCAGACTAACAAATTGCTTCAATTATCTCTAAAGATTCTACGGTGTATAGCCCAACTCACAGCTTGCATCACAGATCAATACAACAATCTGCCCACCCAACCATGTCAATGGATGCCATGGGTCCCAACCAGAGTGGCTGAAAATGTTCTACCCTCTCTTTGTGTCACCTTATAAACAATAAGCATATTAACTGCTCTATCCCACTTCTGATACTAAGgtggaaatttatcaaactggtataaagtacaactggcttagttgcccatagaaaccaatcagattccacctttcattttccaaatgagctatgaaaaattaaaggtggaatctgattggttgctaaagtcaactaagctagttctaatagtacaccagtttgatataaCTCCCCCTAAATGTTTTATAGTAAATTTTAAAATACGGAAATATAATGGACTTAAAGGCTAAGTGGGTAAAACGTCTACTAACAAGTGATAAAGACTTATACAGACAGATCAAATACagagtataaaaaacaaacaaaaaaaaaacaaccacttAATCTGTAATCAATGGGCTCCTAGTCTCAATATAGCAAAAATCCAATGGTTAATATAAAGAGAGCTTGTCACAGATTTCATCCTATATAAAGTCTTCCTTGGACCTTACAACTCTGTTATATGAACCATTTTTACCTAGACGAATGCCCCCCCTCCTGAGAATGTccaattattttttcaattggtttttattaaaaatctggagccattttctctgtacagggctgagatgctctagtagcaggattTTAATTTTCTCAATCCTCTGTCAGCCAGCTAACCTGACTCATTATAGCTCACTACTTATctcataagaatgtggcttaaataagtgtttatgaccttttagtaatttaaagataaggtttattagataacTGTCGCAAAGTGAAAgtcaaccctttgtgacagagtggcttaatatttttgataaataccaattgaaaaaaaaaattcagcccaAAATAGTAAAATGCCATCATAAAAAAATGCctcagaaggtgtacatagcctttaaaaaggTAATAATTAAAGAGAAAGAGCCAGGAATGTGTTACAgggttattttttgttattttagtggttctttccctttaaccacctatcTATTTTCCCTGAGTCCAGATccggcagtgggaaaagtagctaactgttCTGACCGAGCTGGGCTCAGGCAGAAAATGGAGGGGGTAGAGCTGCTTtggatgctgctatctcctgaatggtagcagctagaaacatgcaactggtcttgtttgaaagctggcattccagacaaaatgacagctaaagtccaagcaacagaggagaaataatAAATTAGAAATTGAGTCAGGAATAATcatgggtaaaacctgcttttactttcactttcagcagtATTACCTGCatctcgatttctaacagtgatatcttccccatGTACTGAACAGATTttagtcattctggtattgtcttaaagtttggaatgtcagctttcaaacaatatctctagctggtaccaaaccagagatatgtgCAGTtaaagtagccccccccccccccctccctgtcagtcTAGAGGAGAATAAGGGAGTAGCAGtagagctgacaggctgcaggaggagaacaaaaacagtaaaaatatatataaatgtgggATTATCATCACTGTACAtacccacataataaaattatattatttttaccacacagtgaacaccattaaaaaaattcacaaaataatgtaaaaattgcagttttttttatctttaccccataaataaaataataaaagttctttAATACACAATATATATCCCCATAATGGTTCTTAAAACCTAAAACTAAaccctaaaaaaattttttttatttagatgaaaaaatttaaaagtgaTAACTGCTAAAACACAAGGGATAAAAAtattaaggctaaaattaatgatgtcactgaggggttaaaaa is a genomic window of Bufo bufo chromosome 1, aBufBuf1.1, whole genome shotgun sequence containing:
- the LOC120987227 gene encoding nodal homolog 2-A-like, whose translation is MSWLTVLHFTLISMVLGMPSSPPGNQARIPLKYSNLGLKSSSSLHEKTDSQKMKYSPFMMQLYQTLIMKNITDLSSLEHSVLQDSDTILSLSAKRCSQLTNHWVLSFDISSLTNKNEIQLAELRMQLSSTQRNHEVTLDIYHSEEGRLKIFLGSMKVDLSSENVSTLKTVNVTRIIQSYFHQEKLYNNQKDMKYKRTFKNGQGNSCTEVSTERIMLVVFSKDTPSNNLHGYPNLIQTVESSKYVMNPVSATRTLRKGRNAMHGMIMANFPTKPIEDGRPFCRRVDMILDFEKIGWGDQIIYPKKFNAYRCEGACPTPLSEIFKPTNHAYFKSLLKLYNPDTIGCSSCVPVKMSPLSMLMYEEGKVVLKHHEDMIVEECGCH